Proteins encoded within one genomic window of Helicobacter sp. MIT 21-1697:
- a CDS encoding beta-ketoacyl-ACP synthase II translates to MRRVVVTGLGMINSLGLNKSDSFKAIVNGQCGIKRISCFDVENFPVKIAGEITDFNPEEVLDPREVKKADRFIQLGLKAAREAMSECGLLEGNVINMALSERFGVSSGAGIGGLGNIEKNSIACEQKGPRRINPFFIPSALVNMLGGFISIEYGLKGPNLASVTACAAGTHAISEAAKTIMLNGADAMLVIGSESSICPVGIGGFAAMKALSDRNDEPLKASRPFDKERNGFVMGEGAGALVLEEYESAKKRGAKIYAELIGFGESGDANHITTPAPQGEGALRAMKAALKMANKSVDYVNAHGTSTAYNDLYETMALKAAFGSKESVPPISSTKGQIGHCLGAAGAIEAVISIMAMQEGILPPTINQEVPDPECDLDYIPNNAREAKIDVVMSNSFGFGGTNGVVIFSKI, encoded by the coding sequence ATGCGTCGAGTAGTAGTAACTGGTTTAGGAATGATTAACTCATTAGGCTTAAACAAAAGCGACTCTTTTAAAGCTATCGTCAATGGACAATGTGGGATTAAAAGAATTTCTTGCTTTGATGTAGAAAATTTTCCTGTCAAAATTGCCGGTGAAATTACAGACTTTAATCCTGAAGAAGTCCTTGACCCGCGCGAGGTAAAAAAGGCTGACCGATTTATCCAGCTTGGGTTAAAAGCAGCAAGGGAGGCAATGAGTGAATGTGGATTGCTTGAGGGCAATGTCATCAATATGGCACTCAGTGAGCGATTTGGTGTTAGCTCTGGCGCAGGCATTGGCGGACTTGGTAATATTGAGAAAAATTCCATTGCCTGTGAGCAAAAGGGTCCTCGCCGTATTAATCCATTCTTTATTCCCTCTGCACTTGTAAATATGCTTGGAGGCTTTATCTCTATTGAATATGGACTTAAAGGTCCAAATCTTGCAAGCGTTACAGCGTGTGCAGCTGGAACACACGCTATTAGCGAAGCAGCAAAAACCATTATGCTCAATGGTGCAGATGCTATGCTTGTAATTGGTTCAGAATCTTCAATTTGTCCTGTGGGAATAGGCGGTTTTGCAGCAATGAAAGCCTTAAGTGATAGAAATGATGAGCCATTGAAAGCTTCGCGTCCATTTGATAAAGAACGTAATGGATTTGTTATGGGTGAAGGTGCTGGAGCATTAGTGCTTGAGGAATATGAAAGTGCCAAAAAACGCGGTGCAAAGATTTATGCAGAACTTATTGGCTTTGGTGAAAGTGGTGATGCTAATCATATCACGACTCCTGCTCCACAAGGTGAGGGTGCTTTAAGGGCAATGAAGGCAGCTCTTAAAATGGCAAATAAATCTGTAGATTATGTTAATGCACACGGCACAAGCACAGCTTATAATGACCTTTATGAGACAATGGCACTCAAAGCTGCTTTTGGCTCTAAAGAATCTGTTCCGCCCATAAGCTCTACAAAAGGACAAATTGGGCATTGCTTGGGTGCAGCTGGTGCAATAGAAGCTGTTATTTCTATAATGGCTATGCAAGAGGGTATTCTACCTCCGACAATTAACCAAGAAGTTCCAGACCCTGAATGTGATTTGGATTATATCCCTAATAACGCGCGTGAGGCGAAAATTGATGTTGTAATGAGCAATTCATTTGGCTTTGGTGGCACAAATGGCGTTGTAATATTTAGCAAAATCTAA
- the acpP gene encoding acyl carrier protein: MDTFESVKAVVVEQLSVDANEVKPESRFIEDLNADSLDVVELVMALEEKFSIEIPDEEAEKIKTVKDVVAYIEANK, from the coding sequence ATGGATACATTTGAAAGTGTAAAGGCGGTAGTTGTTGAACAATTAAGTGTTGATGCAAATGAAGTAAAGCCAGAATCTCGTTTTATTGAGGATTTGAATGCAGATTCTCTTGATGTTGTTGAGCTTGTTATGGCTCTTGAGGAAAAATTCTCTATTGAGATTCCAGACGAAGAAGCAGAAAAAATCAAAACAGTTAAAGATGTTGTTGCTTATATTGAAGCAAATAAATAA
- the fabG gene encoding 3-oxoacyl-ACP reductase FabG, whose protein sequence is MKFNGENVLVTGASKGIGAQIAKTLANYGLKVWINYRSKPELAQKVKEEIESNGGRAAVIKFDVSREEEFVDGLKVITQSDEKLAYLVNNAGITNDKLALRMSVEDFQSVIEANLKSCFIGCREALKIMSKQRFGSVVNIASIIGERGNMGQTNYAASKGGMIAMSKSFAYEGAPRNVRFNCVTPGFIQSDMTNELKPEVVESYIKNIPLSRFGQASDVAEAVAFLLSESSSYITGEVLKVNGGLYM, encoded by the coding sequence ATGAAATTCAATGGAGAAAATGTGCTCGTTACAGGCGCGAGTAAAGGAATTGGAGCACAAATTGCTAAAACTTTGGCAAACTATGGGCTTAAAGTATGGATAAATTACCGCTCAAAACCTGAACTTGCTCAAAAAGTAAAAGAGGAAATAGAATCAAATGGCGGTAGAGCAGCAGTGATTAAGTTTGATGTAAGCAGGGAAGAAGAATTTGTTGATGGGTTAAAAGTTATTACACAAAGTGATGAGAAATTAGCCTATCTTGTGAATAATGCAGGAATTACAAATGATAAACTTGCATTGCGTATGAGCGTAGAAGATTTTCAGAGCGTAATTGAAGCCAATTTGAAATCGTGTTTTATCGGTTGTAGAGAAGCTTTAAAAATAATGAGCAAACAACGTTTTGGAAGTGTTGTAAATATTGCTTCAATTATTGGTGAGCGTGGTAATATGGGACAAACAAATTATGCAGCAAGTAAGGGTGGAATGATTGCAATGAGTAAATCTTTTGCTTATGAGGGCGCACCGCGAAATGTGCGCTTTAATTGTGTTACACCCGGTTTTATTCAAAGCGATATGACAAATGAACTTAAACCTGAAGTAGTAGAATCTTATATCAAGAATATTCCTCTCTCACGTTTTGGGCAGGCAAGTGATGTGGCTGAAGCAGTGGCGTTTTTGCTTTCAGAATCTTCAAGCTATATTACAGGTGAGGTATTAAAGGTCAATGGTGGGCTTTATATGTAG